A single Treponema primitia ZAS-1 DNA region contains:
- a CDS encoding ATP-binding protein — protein MDPKKISLTLRFTLFFIIFVLAVAAIIITASVQQMKDAAKMTSARLGFPIVKRAAAQIDGDAFERLCKTLDARDPFYEETRLKLLAIREETQCLYLYTMAPKRMDGERGRGKGKIYQFIVDGGNPEEEGFSPLGAEEDTSSYDIAFQLTWDTKLPQFGTLEIQSQWGYTVGTYMPILNSAGDVVGIIGCDFEAESIFKSILARIKQQAALSAVLILLGFFIYLFLLKGVTAYNRNLLELSRKAEAASESKSAFLAKTSHEIRTPMNAIIGMADILLRRELPRESHDDVESIKKAGMNLLSIINDILDFSKIESGKLDIVSNDYTPASMINDCINIIRPRLKDSPALFTAQVDSILPQTLSGDATRIRQVLLNLLSNAVKYTKEGTITLTVTAPPLPDTADSVLLTMMVADTGQGIQIEDMDKLFGDFQQVDLKRNQGIEGTGLGLAISRSLCRLMGGDITVSSVYGKGSVFTAAIPQKLVDAAPMAEIDQPGKSLVRFTAPTAKILIVDDIVTNLNVAQGLLAPYQMDITTCTSGEEAVKLVTEKDYDLILMDHMMPGIDGIEATALIRAWEGKQHLPEGSKHIPIIALTANAISGMKEMFLEKGLDDYLSKPIEISKLDWIMAKWIPTEKRISVETEAVPMEPCAETAPDVPDIKIDGVDTAKGIAMTGGTEAAYRKVLSAFYQDVLDRLPLFAVIPDLSSLSLFTTNVHALKSAAATIGAATVSAEAAELEAAGKSEDLARIIMGLSGFYRDLQNLADGIGRVLNDDTLQNRDDPVGTVAEYLPRFTELKTALEQENIGTVHRLLAELEAAPLDGKTRETLAAVSNAVLMSEFQEAIEKLIVICRT, from the coding sequence ATGGACCCCAAAAAAATTTCACTAACCCTGCGTTTTACGCTTTTTTTTATCATCTTTGTGCTTGCCGTAGCCGCGATCATTATTACCGCCTCCGTCCAGCAGATGAAGGACGCCGCAAAAATGACCAGCGCCCGGCTGGGGTTTCCCATTGTAAAGCGGGCCGCCGCGCAGATTGACGGCGACGCCTTCGAAAGGCTCTGTAAAACCCTGGACGCCCGGGACCCTTTCTACGAGGAGACCCGGCTTAAACTTTTGGCGATTAGAGAAGAAACCCAATGTCTCTACCTCTACACCATGGCGCCGAAACGGATGGACGGGGAACGAGGCCGGGGAAAGGGAAAGATATATCAATTCATTGTTGACGGCGGAAATCCGGAGGAGGAAGGGTTTTCCCCCCTTGGCGCCGAAGAAGATACCAGCTCCTATGATATCGCCTTTCAGTTGACCTGGGATACAAAATTGCCCCAGTTCGGAACCCTGGAGATACAGAGCCAGTGGGGCTACACGGTAGGGACCTATATGCCTATCTTAAATTCCGCCGGGGATGTTGTCGGTATTATCGGATGCGATTTTGAAGCGGAATCGATTTTTAAGTCCATTCTGGCCCGGATCAAACAACAGGCTGCCCTTTCTGCGGTCTTAATCCTTCTTGGTTTTTTTATCTATCTATTTTTGCTTAAGGGGGTAACGGCTTATAACCGGAATCTTCTGGAGTTGAGCAGGAAAGCGGAGGCCGCTTCGGAATCGAAAAGTGCATTTCTTGCCAAAACAAGCCATGAGATCCGTACCCCCATGAATGCGATCATCGGCATGGCGGATATTTTACTGCGCCGGGAACTGCCCCGGGAAAGCCATGACGATGTGGAAAGTATTAAAAAGGCGGGGATGAATCTACTCTCCATCATTAATGATATTCTTGATTTTTCAAAAATAGAATCGGGTAAGCTTGATATTGTAAGCAACGATTATACACCGGCCTCGATGATCAATGATTGTATCAACATTATCCGCCCCCGCCTTAAAGACTCCCCTGCTTTATTCACGGCCCAGGTTGACAGCATTCTGCCCCAAACACTTTCAGGCGACGCCACCCGTATCAGGCAGGTGCTTTTGAATCTTCTTTCCAATGCGGTTAAATACACCAAGGAAGGAACCATCACTTTGACGGTTACCGCCCCGCCCCTTCCTGACACTGCGGACTCAGTTTTATTAACCATGATGGTTGCCGACACCGGCCAGGGCATACAGATCGAAGATATGGATAAGCTGTTCGGAGATTTCCAGCAGGTAGACCTTAAGCGGAACCAGGGTATTGAGGGAACCGGCCTGGGGCTTGCCATAAGCCGCAGCCTCTGCCGCCTCATGGGCGGGGATATTACGGTCAGCTCGGTTTACGGTAAAGGCAGTGTTTTTACCGCCGCCATACCCCAGAAGCTTGTGGATGCCGCGCCCATGGCGGAGATAGACCAGCCGGGGAAAAGCCTTGTCCGCTTTACGGCGCCAACCGCAAAAATCCTCATCGTGGATGATATTGTTACCAATTTAAATGTAGCCCAAGGTTTGCTTGCCCCGTATCAAATGGATATCACCACCTGTACCAGCGGGGAAGAGGCGGTCAAGCTGGTTACAGAAAAAGACTACGATCTGATACTCATGGATCACATGATGCCCGGTATAGACGGCATAGAAGCCACTGCATTAATCCGGGCCTGGGAAGGCAAACAGCACCTGCCGGAGGGATCGAAGCATATCCCAATCATAGCTTTGACCGCCAACGCAATTTCCGGCATGAAGGAAATGTTTCTGGAGAAGGGCCTTGACGATTATCTTTCCAAGCCCATCGAAATTTCCAAACTTGACTGGATAATGGCCAAATGGATACCTACGGAAAAACGGATAAGCGTCGAAACAGAAGCTGTTCCAATGGAACCATGCGCTGAAACGGCGCCGGATGTCCCGGACATAAAAATAGACGGGGTGGACACCGCAAAGGGTATAGCCATGACCGGCGGGACCGAAGCCGCCTACCGGAAGGTATTAAGCGCCTTTTATCAGGACGTTTTGGACAGGCTGCCCCTTTTTGCCGTCATTCCTGATCTGTCCTCCCTTTCCCTTTTTACCACCAATGTTCACGCCCTCAAGAGCGCCGCCGCCACCATCGGGGCCGCCACCGTATCCGCGGAAGCTGCGGAACTGGAGGCTGCGGGAAAGTCGGAGGACCTGGCGCGTATTATAATGGGCTTATCGGGATTTTACCGGGACCTCCAAAATCTGGCGGATGGTATAGGCCGGGTCTTGAATGATGATACCCTACAAAATCGGGACGACCCCGTGGGAACGGTTGCCGAATATCTTCCCCGGTTTACGGAGCTCAAGACAGCGCTGGAACAGGAAAATATCGGGACCGTGCACCGCCTCCTTGCGGAATTGGAAGCGGCGCCGCTTGATGGGAAAACCAGAGAGACACTGGCCGCTGTTTCCAACGCAGTTTTAATGAGCGAATTTCAGGAAGCAATTGAAAAGCTGATTGTAATCTGCCGGACATAA